A region of Neovison vison isolate M4711 chromosome 7, ASM_NN_V1, whole genome shotgun sequence DNA encodes the following proteins:
- the LOC122912694 gene encoding olfactory receptor 481: METENLTAVTEFIILGLTDNPTLCAIFFVIFLGVYIVTIVGNISIIILIQSSPQLHTPMYLFLSHLAFVDIGYSTSVTPVMLMSFLREKTTIPVTGCIAQLGSDVTFGTTECFLLATMAYDRYVAICSPLLYSTQMSPVVCFLLLGASYLGGCMNASSFTGCLMNLSFCGPNKINHFFCDLFPLLKLSCGHVYIAEISPAISSASVLISTLFTIIVSYSYILHSILNMRSTEGRKKAFSTCTSHLTAVTLFYGTVLFVYVMPKSSYSADQVKVASVIYTVVVPMLNPLIYSLRNKEVKGAMRKLMAKTHWFS, from the coding sequence ATGGAGACTGAAAACCTTACAGCAGTGACGGAGTTCATTATTCTGGGGTTAACAGATAACCCCACGCTATGTGCCATCTTCTTTGTGATTTTCCTGGGAGTTTACATAGTTACCATAGTGGGAAATATCAGTATAATCATCTTAATCCAAAGCAGCCCACAGCTTCACACCCCGATGTACCTTTTCCTCAGCCATTTGGCCTTTGTGGACATTGGGTACTCCACGTCAGTCACGCCAGTCATGCTCATGAGTTTCTTAAGAGAGAAAACGACCATCCCTGTGACTGGCTGTATAGCCCAGCTTGGCTCTGATGTCACCTTTGGGACTACAGAGTGCTTCCTGCTGGCTACCATGGCCTAtgatcgctatgtggccatctgctctcccttgctctactccacccagatgtccccagtggtctgcttcctccttttggGGGCTTCTTACCTGGGCGGATGCATGAATGCTTCATCATTTACAGGCTGTCTGATGAACCTATCCTTCTGTGGACCAAATAAAATCAACCATTTTTTCTGTGACCTCTTCCCACTCCTGAAGCTTTCTTGTGGCCATGTTTATATTGCTGAAATATCTCCTGCCATCTCTTCTGCATCCGTCCTCATCAGCACACTGTTTACCATAATTGTATCCTACAGCTACATTCTCCACTCAATCCTGAATATGCGCTCTacggaggggaggaagaaggcctTCTCTACCTGCACTTCCCACCTCACTGCAGTCACTTTGTTTTATGGGACAGTTTTGTTCGTTTATGTGATGCCCAAGTCGAGTTACTCAGCTGATCAGGTCAAAGTGGCATCTGTAATCTATACAGTGGTGGTCCCCATGTTGAACCCCCTCATCTACAGCCTGAGGAACAAGGAGGTGAAAGGGGCCATGAGAAAACTAATGGCTAAAACACACTGGTTCTCCTGA
- the LOC122912691 gene encoding olfactory receptor 10Z1-like has translation MMGNHTTVSTFFLWGFSSFPDLQGPLFAMIFFSHMTILAANVSIMVAIKLSHNLHTPMYFFLCALSFSETCTTMAVIPRMLTDLLSDSKTISLPGCAMQMFFFFGLGGNNCFIMAAMSYDRYTAIHNPLHYPILMTHKICFQFIMASWMLGFLVSLCIIIIVFNLSFCDSIIEHFFCDISPVVCLACDYTFRQEMAIFVLSAFVLAGSFVFIVMSYVFIVSTVVKMPSAQGRYKAFSTCSSHLTVVCIHYGFSGFVYLRPKDRDSFREDMLMAVTYTVLTPLLNPIVYSLRNKEMQMALRKVLGKTDRLIPQMVNKRTLGT, from the coding sequence ATGATGGGCAATCACACCACAGTGAGCACCTTCTTTCTGTGGGGGTTTTCCAGTTTTCCAGACTTGCAGGGTCCCCTCTTTGCGATGATCTTCTTCTCCCATATGACCATCCTAGCTGCAAATGTGTCCATAATGGTGGCCATCAAGCTCAGTCACAACCttcacacccccatgtactttttcctctgTGCCCTGTCCTTTTCAGAAACCTGTACCACCATGGCAGTCATCCCTCGCATGTTAACGGACTTGCTGTCTGACAGCAAAACCATTTCTCTTCCTGGGTGTGCCATGcagatgtttttcttctttggcttGGGAGGCAATAACTGCTTCATCATGGCTGCCATGTCCTATGACCGCTATACTGCCATTCACAACCCACTGCACTACCCCATCTTGATGACCCATAAGATCTGCTTTCAGTTCATCATGGCCTCCTGGATGCTTGGGTTTCTGGTTTCTCTGTGCATCATCATCATTGTATTCAACTTATCTTTCTGTGACTCCATCATCGAGCACTTCTTCTGTGACATCTCACCTGTGGTCTGCCTTGCGTGTGACTACACCTTCCGTCAGGAAATGGCTATTTTTGTGCTCTCTGCCTTTGTGTTGGCGGGCAGCTTTGTCTTCATCGTGATGTCCTATGTCTTCATTGTGTCTACAGTTGTGAAGATGCCCTCTGCCCAGGGGAGGTATAAGGCCTTCTCCACTTGCTCCTCTCACCTCACCGTGGTGTGCATACACTATGGATTCTCTGGCTTTGTCTACCTGAGGCCCAAGGACAGGGACTCGTTCCGTGAGGACATGCTGATGGCTGTCACATACACAGTGCTGACACCTCTGCTTAACCCCATCGTGTACAGtctcagaaacaaagaaatgcaGATGGCCCTAAGGAAGGTATTAGGCAAGACAGATAGGCTCATCCCTCAGATGGTGAATAAAAGAACACTGGGCACTTAA